In a single window of the Caulobacter soli genome:
- a CDS encoding HIT family protein → MSLHGSYDADNIFAKIIRGEVPAVKVFEDDQVLAFMDVFPQSRGHVLVISKTSQARNLLEAETKTLGRLIGAVQKVTQAVTTALKPDGVVVTQFNGAPAGQTIFHLHFHIIPRYEGEALGRHGEGMADTDELKVLAEKIAATL, encoded by the coding sequence ATGAGCCTTCACGGAAGCTACGACGCCGACAACATCTTCGCCAAGATCATCCGTGGCGAGGTTCCGGCCGTGAAGGTGTTCGAGGACGATCAGGTCCTGGCCTTCATGGACGTTTTCCCCCAGTCGCGCGGCCACGTGCTGGTGATCTCCAAGACCAGCCAGGCCCGCAACCTGCTGGAGGCCGAGACCAAGACCCTGGGGCGGCTGATCGGCGCGGTGCAGAAGGTGACCCAGGCTGTGACCACGGCCCTTAAGCCCGACGGCGTGGTGGTGACCCAGTTCAATGGCGCGCCGGCCGGCCAGACGATCTTCCACCTGCACTTCCACATCATCCCCCGTTACGAGGGCGAAGCTCTGGGGCGGCACGGCGAGGGCATGGCCGATACCGACGAACTCAAGGTTTTGGCGGAGAAGATCGCGGCGACGCTCTAG
- the clpA gene encoding ATP-dependent Clp protease ATP-binding subunit ClpA: MPSFSRPLEESLHRAVAYANQRKHEYATLEHLLLSLTDDDDAAGVMRACDVDLNALKKSLVNYLDVELASLVVDDEDDAKPTAGFQRVIQRAVIHVQSSGREEVTGANVLVAIFSERESHAAYFLQEQDMTRYDAVNFIAHGIAKKAGASEPKQAKGAAVEEDVEKPNAKTGGEALEAYCVDLNEKARQGKVDPLIGRANEVERAIQILCRRTKNNPLLVGEPGVGKTAIAEGLARKIITHQVPEVLAEATIYSLDMGALLAGTRYRGDFEERVKQVVKELENHPNAVLFIDEIHTVIGAGATSGGAMDASNLLKPALASGSLRCMGSTTYKEFRQHFEKDRALVRRFQKIDVNEPTVEDTIKILKGLKSYYEDFHKLKYTNDALKVAVELSAKYITDRKLPDKAIDVIDEAGAGQMLLPEGRRKKVLGVKEIEAVVAKIARIPPKSVSKSDTESLRELEADLKRAVFGQDEALMQLSSAMKLARAGLRDPDKPIGSYLFSGPTGVGKTEAAKQLAQTLGIEMIRFDMSEYMERHTVSRLIGAPPGYVGYDQGGQLTDAVDQHPHAVVLLDEIEKAHADVYNILLQVMDHGVLTDSNGKKVDFRNVILIMTTNAGASDAQRQSIGFGRDKVVGEEEAALKRLFTPEFRNRLDAVVAFKPLTPEIIRQVVQKFVLQMEVQLADRNVTISLSDDAADWLAKNGFDELYGARPLARVIQEHIKKPLADDILFGRLVRGGHVRVVLKDSKIDFEIESNPEKPGKAPKSEDEAEPALAE, translated from the coding sequence TTGCCCTCTTTTTCGCGACCACTTGAAGAATCCCTGCATCGCGCCGTCGCTTACGCCAATCAGCGCAAGCACGAATACGCCACGCTTGAACACCTGCTGCTGTCGCTCACCGATGACGACGACGCGGCCGGCGTCATGCGGGCCTGCGATGTCGACCTCAACGCTCTGAAGAAGAGCCTCGTGAACTATCTCGACGTCGAACTGGCCTCGCTGGTCGTCGACGACGAGGACGACGCCAAGCCGACCGCCGGCTTCCAGCGCGTGATCCAACGCGCCGTGATTCACGTCCAGTCCTCGGGTCGAGAAGAAGTGACCGGCGCCAACGTGCTGGTCGCCATCTTCTCCGAGCGCGAGAGCCACGCCGCCTACTTCCTGCAAGAGCAGGACATGACCCGCTACGACGCGGTGAACTTCATCGCCCACGGCATCGCCAAGAAGGCCGGCGCCTCCGAGCCCAAGCAAGCCAAGGGCGCGGCGGTCGAGGAAGACGTCGAGAAGCCCAACGCCAAGACCGGCGGCGAGGCCCTCGAAGCCTATTGCGTCGACCTCAACGAGAAGGCCCGCCAGGGCAAGGTCGACCCGCTGATCGGTCGCGCGAACGAAGTCGAACGCGCGATCCAGATCCTGTGCCGTCGGACCAAGAACAACCCGCTGCTCGTGGGTGAACCCGGCGTCGGCAAGACCGCCATCGCCGAGGGCCTGGCCCGCAAGATCATCACCCACCAGGTCCCCGAAGTCCTGGCGGAAGCCACCATCTACTCGCTCGACATGGGCGCGCTGCTGGCCGGCACCCGCTATCGCGGCGACTTCGAGGAACGCGTCAAGCAGGTGGTCAAGGAACTGGAGAACCACCCCAACGCGGTGCTGTTCATCGACGAGATCCACACGGTGATCGGCGCTGGCGCCACCTCGGGCGGGGCCATGGACGCCTCCAACCTGCTGAAGCCGGCCCTCGCCTCGGGCTCGCTGCGTTGCATGGGCTCGACCACCTACAAGGAGTTCCGTCAGCACTTCGAGAAGGATCGGGCCCTGGTCCGTCGCTTCCAGAAGATCGACGTCAACGAGCCGACGGTGGAAGACACCATCAAGATCCTCAAGGGGCTGAAGAGCTACTACGAGGACTTCCACAAGCTGAAGTACACCAACGACGCCCTCAAGGTGGCCGTTGAGCTGTCGGCCAAGTACATCACCGACCGCAAGCTGCCCGACAAGGCGATCGACGTGATCGACGAAGCGGGCGCGGGCCAGATGCTGCTGCCGGAAGGCCGCCGCAAGAAGGTCCTGGGCGTCAAGGAGATCGAGGCCGTCGTGGCCAAGATCGCCCGCATCCCGCCCAAGTCGGTTTCGAAGTCCGACACCGAGTCCCTGCGCGAACTGGAAGCGGACCTGAAGCGCGCCGTGTTCGGTCAGGACGAGGCGCTGATGCAGCTGTCCTCGGCCATGAAGCTGGCCCGGGCCGGTCTGCGCGACCCGGACAAGCCGATCGGCAGCTATCTGTTCAGCGGCCCGACCGGCGTCGGCAAGACCGAAGCGGCCAAGCAGCTCGCCCAGACGCTCGGGATCGAGATGATCCGGTTCGACATGTCGGAATACATGGAGCGCCACACCGTCAGCCGCCTGATCGGGGCTCCCCCCGGCTATGTCGGCTACGATCAGGGCGGTCAGCTGACCGACGCCGTCGACCAGCACCCGCACGCCGTGGTGCTGCTGGACGAGATCGAGAAGGCGCACGCCGACGTCTACAACATCCTGCTCCAAGTCATGGACCATGGTGTGCTGACCGACAGCAACGGCAAGAAGGTCGACTTCAGGAACGTGATCCTGATCATGACCACCAACGCCGGCGCTTCGGACGCCCAGCGCCAGTCGATCGGCTTCGGCCGCGACAAGGTGGTCGGTGAGGAAGAGGCCGCCCTCAAGCGCCTGTTCACGCCGGAATTCCGCAACCGCCTCGACGCGGTGGTGGCCTTCAAGCCGCTGACGCCGGAAATCATCCGCCAGGTCGTTCAGAAGTTCGTCTTGCAGATGGAAGTCCAGCTGGCCGACCGGAACGTGACGATCTCGCTCAGCGACGACGCGGCCGACTGGCTGGCCAAGAACGGCTTCGACGAGCTCTACGGCGCGCGCCCCCTGGCGCGGGTCATCCAGGAGCACATCAAGAAGCCGCTGGCCGACGACATCCTGTTCGGACGCCTCGTCCGCGGCGGGCATGTTCGGGTCGTGCTCAAGGACAGCAAGATCGACTTCGAGATCGAGAGCAATCCGGAAAAGCCCGGCAAGGCTCCCAAGTCCGAGGACGAAGCCGAACCGGCTCTGGCCGAATAG
- a CDS encoding J domain-containing protein: MFYLLLGGAILLFVLSGRATRALKGDGWRIGAGITALLAFAGGAYAGVRSEWPVCIVLVVIGAWSATTARQRPAVSKARRAEGALSLTEACSILGVGPDASKAEIRAAYSRLIRMAHPDKGGTAGLAAQLNAARDRLLDGK; encoded by the coding sequence ATGTTCTATCTGCTGCTAGGCGGGGCGATCCTGCTGTTCGTCCTGTCGGGCCGCGCCACGCGCGCGCTCAAGGGCGACGGCTGGCGGATCGGCGCGGGGATCACGGCGCTGCTGGCCTTCGCCGGCGGGGCCTATGCCGGCGTGCGCAGCGAGTGGCCGGTCTGCATCGTGCTGGTGGTGATCGGCGCCTGGAGCGCCACGACGGCCCGCCAGCGTCCGGCGGTCTCCAAGGCCAGGCGGGCCGAGGGCGCGCTCAGCCTGACCGAGGCGTGTTCGATCCTGGGCGTGGGTCCGGACGCCTCGAAGGCCGAGATCCGCGCGGCCTATTCGCGCCTGATCCGCATGGCCCATCCCGACAAGGGGGGCACGGCGGGACTGGCCGCCCAGCTCAACGCCGCGCGGGACCGGCTTCTCGACGGCAAATAG
- a CDS encoding GNAT family N-acetyltransferase, which produces MTGVKAEVRVHRRIAEIGREAWDACAAPSGDPFVSYDFLNALEESGCAVDRTGWAPHHLSVEDEAGGVAAVMPLYLKSHSQGEYVFDHSWADAYERAGGRYYPKLQCSAPFSPVTGPRLIVRPDIDVDDGRSALLGGALTLCDRLKASSLHVTFPRADEWDWMGERGMLRRQDQQYHWFNNGYASFDDFLAALSSNRRKTIRRERRDAQAGLEIVALTGEELTEDHWDAFFGFYMDTGGRKWGRPYLNRAFYSLLGERMADKVLLILARRPGGPWIAGALNLIGDDCLYGRHWGCTEDVPFLHFELCYYQAIEHGIRLGLPRVEAGAQGQHKIARGYLPSPVYSAHWIADPALREPVARYLEREREAVDAEMAMLTDEFSPFRHEG; this is translated from the coding sequence GTGACAGGCGTCAAGGCGGAGGTGCGCGTCCATCGGCGCATCGCCGAAATCGGCCGCGAGGCCTGGGACGCCTGCGCCGCGCCGTCCGGCGACCCGTTCGTCAGCTACGACTTCCTGAACGCCCTGGAAGAGAGCGGCTGCGCGGTCGATCGCACCGGCTGGGCGCCGCATCACCTGTCGGTCGAGGACGAGGCGGGCGGCGTGGCGGCGGTCATGCCGCTGTACTTGAAGTCCCACAGCCAGGGCGAATACGTCTTCGACCACAGCTGGGCCGACGCCTACGAGCGGGCCGGCGGGCGCTACTATCCCAAGCTCCAGTGCTCGGCGCCGTTCTCGCCGGTCACGGGGCCGCGCCTGATCGTGCGACCCGACATCGATGTCGACGACGGCCGCTCGGCGCTGCTGGGCGGCGCCCTGACCCTGTGCGACCGGCTGAAGGCCTCGTCCCTGCACGTGACCTTCCCGAGGGCCGACGAATGGGACTGGATGGGCGAGCGGGGAATGCTGCGTCGCCAGGACCAGCAGTATCACTGGTTCAACAACGGCTACGCCAGCTTCGACGACTTCCTGGCGGCCCTGTCGTCCAACCGCCGCAAGACCATCCGCCGCGAGCGCCGCGACGCCCAGGCGGGTCTCGAGATTGTGGCCCTGACCGGGGAAGAACTGACCGAGGACCACTGGGACGCCTTCTTCGGCTTCTACATGGACACCGGCGGCCGCAAGTGGGGACGGCCCTATCTGAACCGGGCGTTCTATTCGCTGCTGGGCGAGCGGATGGCCGACAAGGTGCTGCTGATCCTGGCGCGCCGTCCGGGCGGCCCGTGGATCGCCGGCGCCCTGAACCTGATCGGCGACGATTGCCTCTACGGCCGTCACTGGGGCTGCACCGAGGACGTGCCGTTCCTGCATTTCGAGCTCTGCTACTATCAGGCCATCGAGCACGGCATCCGCCTGGGACTGCCGCGCGTCGAGGCCGGGGCGCAGGGCCAGCACAAGATCGCCCGGGGCTATCTGCCGAGCCCCGTCTATTCCGCCCACTGGATCGCCGATCCGGCCCTGCGTGAGCCCGTCGCCCGCTATCTGGAGCGCGAACGCGAGGCGGTCGACGCCGAAATGGCGATGCTGACCGACGAGTTCTCGCCCTTTCGCCACGAGGGGTGA
- a CDS encoding DUF4287 domain-containing protein produces MGSDKADSPEHLTERQKTWFASIREGLERETGKSLEDWVAIAKTCPETKPRAQLGWLKEHHGLGQNRASYVLSVAFPSERMTWDRPDEARAALWTDPASLAILEALEAAVAGFDGLVIGQRKTYSAWSREFQFAAAKPVKGGKAALGLAVPPDASPRLLEPKNESWSERLKAKLLLASPDEVDDEIRTLLKTAFERS; encoded by the coding sequence ATGGGCAGCGACAAGGCCGACAGCCCTGAGCACCTGACCGAGCGCCAGAAGACGTGGTTCGCCTCGATCCGCGAAGGTCTGGAGCGTGAGACGGGCAAGAGTCTCGAGGACTGGGTCGCCATCGCCAAAACCTGCCCCGAGACCAAGCCCCGCGCTCAACTCGGCTGGCTGAAGGAACATCACGGCCTGGGCCAGAACCGCGCCAGCTACGTCCTGTCCGTGGCCTTCCCGTCCGAGCGCATGACCTGGGACAGGCCCGACGAGGCGCGCGCGGCGCTCTGGACCGATCCCGCCTCGCTCGCCATCCTGGAAGCCCTGGAGGCGGCCGTCGCCGGCTTCGACGGCCTCGTCATCGGCCAGCGCAAGACCTACTCCGCCTGGTCCCGCGAGTTCCAGTTCGCCGCCGCCAAGCCGGTCAAGGGCGGGAAAGCCGCCCTGGGACTGGCCGTGCCGCCGGACGCCTCCCCTCGCCTGTTGGAACCGAAAAACGAAAGCTGGTCCGAGCGCCTGAAGGCCAAGCTCCTCCTCGCCTCGCCCGACGAGGTCGACGACGAGATCCGGACGCTGCTGAAGACCGCCTTCGAACGATCGTAG
- a CDS encoding BLUF domain-containing protein has translation MFEFDDAPKGLARLIYASRSTQPGGPGLSEQVRIITAKSIHNNRLANITGFLAFGADRFLQLLEGPVGEIDATFERIRHDDRHTDLVVIGRAPVERRMFRDWNMAQHQVSAVDQGLLADAGLTAFAPDQLDEDGALKLLGGLGGRYRR, from the coding sequence ATGTTCGAGTTCGATGACGCGCCCAAGGGGCTGGCGCGCCTGATCTACGCCAGCCGGTCCACGCAGCCCGGCGGGCCGGGATTGTCCGAGCAGGTGCGGATCATCACCGCCAAGTCGATCCACAACAATCGCTTGGCGAATATCACCGGCTTCCTGGCCTTTGGCGCCGACCGGTTCCTGCAATTGCTGGAGGGGCCGGTTGGCGAAATCGACGCGACCTTCGAACGCATTCGCCATGACGATCGCCATACCGACCTGGTCGTGATCGGCCGGGCTCCGGTCGAACGGCGGATGTTCCGGGACTGGAACATGGCCCAGCATCAGGTGTCGGCCGTCGATCAGGGTCTCCTGGCCGACGCGGGCCTCACAGCCTTTGCGCCCGACCAACTGGACGAAGACGGGGCGCTGAAGCTTCTCGGCGGATTGGGCGGGCGATACCGCCGCTAG
- a CDS encoding phasin family protein — translation MAAAETLKTTVEQFSTASNQAFKDGVEKSLAALAEANTHSKKNLEAVVASVTAATKGAEALGAQTFAYSKKAAEDHVAAAKSLASAKSVQEAVELQTAWAKSALEAYIAQVSKASEIVSASIKDSVKPLNERVSATVEKLQAAR, via the coding sequence ATGGCCGCCGCCGAAACCCTGAAGACCACCGTCGAACAATTCAGCACCGCCTCGAACCAAGCGTTCAAGGACGGCGTCGAGAAGTCGCTGGCCGCTCTGGCCGAAGCCAACACCCACTCCAAGAAGAACTTGGAAGCCGTGGTCGCCTCGGTGACCGCCGCCACCAAGGGCGCCGAAGCCCTGGGCGCCCAGACCTTCGCCTATTCGAAGAAGGCCGCCGAAGACCACGTCGCCGCCGCCAAGTCGCTGGCCTCCGCCAAGAGCGTGCAGGAAGCCGTCGAGCTGCAGACCGCCTGGGCCAAGTCGGCCCTGGAAGCCTACATCGCCCAGGTCAGCAAGGCCTCGGAGATCGTCTCGGCCTCGATCAAGGACTCGGTCAAGCCGCTGAACGAGCGCGTCTCGGCCACCGTCGAAAAGCTGCAAGCCGCCCGCTAA
- a CDS encoding glycerophosphodiester phosphodiesterase, protein MRSRPRPGTEVFGEAWERLFEPAVAHRGLWSPGGAPENSLAAFQAACAGGYGIELDVQLTADNHVVVFHDDHLERLTGATGKLRDHTAAELGQLTLSGTDETIPTLADALTLIGHRAMVYIELKTPFGEVGELEKQVSEILLDHNGPTAVIGFNPYSHAWFAEHQPQILRGLDSYNWDDENARRLAPELRKSLAALEHVEIARPDFLALGLDMLPSARADLHRAKGTPVIAWTVRSAEQWDAVRDHCDNLIFEGFAA, encoded by the coding sequence ATGCGTTCGCGTCCGCGCCCCGGAACCGAGGTGTTCGGCGAGGCGTGGGAGCGTCTGTTCGAGCCGGCGGTGGCGCATCGCGGGCTGTGGTCGCCGGGCGGCGCGCCCGAGAACTCCCTGGCCGCCTTCCAGGCCGCCTGCGCCGGGGGCTATGGGATCGAACTGGACGTCCAGCTGACCGCCGACAACCACGTGGTGGTCTTCCATGACGATCACCTGGAGCGGCTGACGGGCGCGACCGGCAAGCTGCGCGACCACACCGCTGCCGAGCTGGGCCAACTGACGCTGTCGGGTACGGACGAGACCATCCCGACCCTGGCCGACGCCCTGACCCTGATCGGCCACCGGGCCATGGTCTATATCGAGCTGAAGACCCCGTTCGGCGAGGTGGGCGAGCTGGAGAAGCAGGTCAGCGAGATCCTGCTGGATCACAACGGCCCCACGGCCGTGATCGGCTTCAACCCCTATTCCCACGCCTGGTTCGCCGAGCACCAGCCGCAGATCCTGCGCGGCCTGGACAGCTACAACTGGGACGACGAGAACGCCCGCCGGCTGGCGCCGGAGCTTCGCAAGTCGCTGGCGGCGCTGGAGCATGTCGAGATCGCCCGGCCCGACTTCCTGGCCCTGGGTCTGGACATGCTGCCCAGCGCCCGCGCCGATCTGCATCGCGCCAAGGGCACGCCGGTGATCGCCTGGACCGTGCGCTCGGCCGAGCAGTGGGACGCCGTCCGCGATCATTGCGACAACCTGATTTTCGAGGGCTTCGCCGCGTGA
- a CDS encoding D-alanyl-D-alanine carboxypeptidase: MFAKLTSVRSALAAVGFVGAMLCGLAAPIAASAQIPYLQMNAAEPKYSAIVIDANSGEMLYDKRADSPRYPASVTKIMTLYLTFEALSEGRLKLTDRVPISSHAAAQAPTKLGLPVGDSVSVDEAIRAMTVKSANDIAVAMSERLGGSESRFAALMTLRGQELGMRNSRFVNASGLPDSRQISTARDLAILSRATMRDFPQYYSYFSIKGFEFRGRYIAGHNRLLTNMPGFDGLKTGYTNASGYNLAGSAVRDGRRLIAVVLGGSSTAWRDNNMEDLLTTGFDVLKRRSHGERTTIAANLYEDEPTGPIMRPSSEEGDGDQAGLKIVLTDNPRPAAPMKVAPTMKAAQAKPAPKKTKGDWGVQVGAFKSKGLAKEQLTLVRSRFAKFVSDAEGAVEGAAGGSFRAQFQGLTAEAARGACQAITAKRQPCMVLSPR, encoded by the coding sequence ATGTTCGCCAAGCTTACTTCCGTCCGCTCCGCGCTCGCCGCCGTCGGCTTCGTCGGCGCCATGCTGTGCGGCCTGGCCGCGCCGATCGCCGCGTCCGCGCAGATCCCGTATCTGCAGATGAACGCCGCCGAGCCGAAATATTCGGCCATCGTGATCGACGCCAATTCGGGCGAAATGCTTTACGACAAAAGGGCTGACAGCCCGCGCTATCCCGCGTCCGTCACCAAGATCATGACGCTGTACCTCACCTTCGAGGCGCTCAGCGAAGGCCGCCTGAAGCTGACCGATCGCGTGCCGATCTCGTCCCACGCCGCCGCCCAGGCGCCCACCAAGCTGGGCTTGCCGGTCGGCGACAGCGTCAGCGTCGACGAGGCGATTCGCGCCATGACCGTGAAGTCGGCCAACGACATCGCCGTGGCCATGTCCGAGCGACTCGGCGGCAGCGAGTCGCGGTTCGCCGCCCTGATGACCCTGCGCGGTCAGGAACTGGGCATGCGCAACAGCCGCTTCGTCAACGCCTCGGGCCTGCCCGACAGCCGCCAAATCTCGACCGCCCGCGACCTGGCCATCCTGTCGCGCGCCACCATGCGCGACTTCCCGCAGTACTATTCCTACTTCAGCATCAAGGGCTTCGAGTTCCGCGGCCGCTACATCGCCGGCCACAACCGCCTGCTGACCAACATGCCCGGCTTCGATGGCCTCAAGACCGGCTACACCAACGCCTCGGGCTACAACCTCGCCGGCTCGGCCGTGCGCGACGGTCGTCGCCTGATCGCCGTGGTCCTGGGCGGCTCGTCCACCGCCTGGCGCGACAACAACATGGAAGACCTGCTGACCACCGGCTTCGACGTGCTCAAGCGCCGCTCGCACGGCGAGCGCACGACCATCGCCGCCAACCTTTACGAAGACGAGCCGACCGGCCCGATCATGCGCCCCTCCAGCGAGGAAGGCGACGGCGACCAGGCCGGCCTGAAGATCGTGCTGACCGACAACCCGCGCCCTGCCGCGCCCATGAAGGTCGCGCCGACCATGAAGGCGGCCCAGGCCAAGCCCGCGCCGAAAAAGACCAAGGGCGACTGGGGCGTGCAGGTCGGGGCGTTCAAGTCCAAGGGTCTGGCCAAGGAACAGCTGACGCTGGTCCGCTCGCGCTTCGCCAAGTTCGTGTCCGACGCGGAAGGCGCGGTCGAGGGCGCGGCCGGCGGTTCGTTCCGGGCCCAGTTCCAGGGCCTGACGGCCGAAGCCGCCCGCGGCGCCTGCCAGGCGATCACCGCCAAGCGTCAGCCCTGCATGGTCCTGTCGCCGCGCTAA
- a CDS encoding RidA family protein: MSKVEQRLAELGIVLPQPVAPVANYVPFVQTGNLIHISGQISLDANGGLKGTVGTDVDLETAQQGARLCGINLLAQMKAATGDLDRVKRVVKLGGFVQVSQDFIDIPKVINGCSDLMVEVFGDAGRHARSAVGVYKLPLGFSVEVDAVVEVA, translated from the coding sequence ATGTCGAAGGTCGAACAGCGTCTGGCGGAACTCGGGATCGTGCTGCCGCAACCGGTCGCGCCGGTCGCCAACTACGTGCCCTTCGTCCAGACCGGCAACCTGATCCACATCTCCGGCCAGATCTCGCTGGACGCCAACGGCGGCCTCAAGGGCACGGTCGGGACCGATGTCGACCTGGAGACCGCCCAGCAGGGCGCGCGCCTGTGTGGCATCAACCTGCTGGCCCAGATGAAGGCCGCGACCGGCGACCTCGACCGCGTCAAGCGGGTCGTCAAGCTGGGCGGTTTCGTCCAGGTCAGCCAGGACTTCATCGACATCCCCAAGGTCATCAACGGCTGCTCGGACCTGATGGTCGAGGTGTTCGGCGACGCCGGCCGCCACGCCCGCTCGGCGGTGGGCGTCTACAAGCTGCCGCTGGGCTTCTCGGTCGAGGTCGACGCCGTGGTCGAGGTGGCCTGA
- a CDS encoding division plane positioning ATPase MipZ → MAETRVIVVGNEKGGAGKSTIAVHLATALLYGGAKVALLDLDLRQCTSMRFFENRDAWIAGNKVTLPVPLQFRLSEDDVALAAGSEEDQVAKFEAAFVAAREAADFVLIDTPGGDTAISRMAHGLADLIVTPMNDSFVDFDMLGHVDPVTMELQKPSLYSLTVWEARKARALSGQRQALDWVVLRNRLATTEARNRKRVEDRLTALSKRVGFRMGPGLRDRVIYRELFPFGLTIADLSPQVRPVPVSLQHLAARQELRALMHSLGLSAYSGETLLAAQ, encoded by the coding sequence ATGGCCGAAACGCGTGTCATCGTCGTCGGCAACGAGAAGGGCGGGGCGGGGAAGTCCACCATCGCCGTTCACCTCGCCACGGCGCTGCTGTACGGCGGCGCCAAGGTGGCGTTGCTGGACCTCGACCTGCGCCAGTGCACCTCGATGCGGTTCTTCGAGAACCGCGATGCCTGGATCGCCGGCAACAAGGTGACCCTGCCGGTGCCGCTGCAGTTCCGCCTCAGCGAGGACGACGTCGCCCTGGCCGCCGGTTCGGAAGAGGACCAGGTCGCCAAGTTCGAGGCCGCCTTCGTCGCCGCGCGCGAGGCCGCCGACTTCGTGCTGATCGACACCCCCGGCGGCGACACCGCCATCTCGCGCATGGCCCACGGCCTGGCCGACCTGATCGTCACGCCGATGAACGACAGCTTCGTCGACTTCGACATGCTGGGCCACGTCGACCCGGTGACCATGGAGCTGCAGAAGCCCAGCCTCTATTCGCTGACCGTCTGGGAGGCCCGCAAGGCCCGGGCCCTGTCGGGCCAGCGCCAGGCCCTGGACTGGGTGGTGCTGCGCAACCGCCTGGCCACCACCGAGGCCCGCAACCGCAAGCGCGTCGAGGATCGCCTGACGGCCCTGTCCAAGCGCGTCGGCTTCCGCATGGGTCCTGGCCTGCGCGACCGGGTCATCTATCGCGAGCTGTTCCCGTTCGGCCTGACCATCGCCGACCTGTCGCCCCAGGTTCGCCCGGTGCCGGTGTCGCTGCAGCACCTGGCCGCGCGCCAGGAATTGCGGGCCCTGATGCATTCCCTTGGCCTTTCGGCCTATTCCGGGGAAACTCTGCTCGCCGCCCAGTAG
- a CDS encoding pyridoxamine 5'-phosphate oxidase family protein has translation MSKETELAAKFWKSLKSDRTAMVGLVDVEDGRAQPLTALVENDDRGPIWFFTSSESDLVAQLTSHRKAILHFASKGHDLFASVEGDLAVDTDRATIDRLWNPFVAAWFEGKDDPKIRLLRFDAGDAQIWLNENSLFAGLKMLLGSDPKKDYADKVAETRLG, from the coding sequence ATGTCCAAGGAAACCGAGCTCGCGGCCAAGTTCTGGAAATCCCTGAAGTCCGATCGCACCGCCATGGTCGGTCTGGTCGACGTCGAGGACGGCCGCGCCCAGCCCCTGACCGCCCTGGTCGAGAACGACGACCGAGGCCCGATCTGGTTCTTCACCTCGTCGGAGAGCGATCTGGTGGCGCAACTGACCAGCCATCGGAAGGCGATCCTGCACTTCGCCTCCAAGGGTCACGACCTGTTCGCCTCCGTCGAGGGCGACCTGGCCGTCGACACCGATCGCGCGACGATCGACCGGCTGTGGAATCCGTTCGTGGCCGCCTGGTTCGAGGGCAAGGACGATCCCAAGATCCGTCTGCTGCGCTTCGACGCCGGCGACGCCCAGATCTGGCTGAACGAGAACAGCCTGTTCGCGGGGCTCAAGATGCTGCTGGGAAGCGATCCCAAGAAGGACTACGCCGACAAGGTCGCGGAGACCAGGCTGGGCTAG
- the panC gene encoding pantoate--beta-alanine ligase, with translation MVHKTPKIVRTVADLRAQVGAWRAAGERVALIPTMGALHQGHLSLIELGQTRAQRTVASVFVNPKQFAPHEDFDSYPRGEARDAELLASVGCDLMFAPGVDEMYAPGFSTTINLTGVSEPLEGAARPQFFGGVATVVTKLLIQSQADVAVFGEKDYQQLQVIRRVVRDLDLPVEIVGAPTARAEDGLALSSRNAYLTPEERAAAVALPNAIKAAAQAVAAGGRIDDAEEAAKTAILAAGFRQVDYVDIREAGDLSRLGPGPIGAAKGRILVAAWLGKTRLIDNMAVG, from the coding sequence GTGGTCCACAAGACGCCGAAAATCGTTCGCACCGTCGCCGATCTGCGCGCCCAGGTCGGCGCCTGGAGGGCGGCCGGCGAGCGCGTGGCGCTGATCCCGACCATGGGCGCCCTGCACCAGGGGCACCTGTCGCTGATCGAACTGGGCCAGACCCGCGCCCAGCGCACCGTCGCCAGCGTCTTCGTCAATCCCAAGCAGTTCGCCCCGCACGAGGACTTCGACTCCTATCCGCGCGGCGAAGCCCGCGACGCCGAGCTGCTGGCCAGCGTCGGCTGCGACCTGATGTTCGCGCCCGGCGTCGACGAGATGTACGCTCCCGGCTTCTCGACCACGATCAACCTGACCGGCGTGTCCGAGCCTCTGGAAGGCGCGGCGCGGCCGCAGTTCTTCGGCGGCGTGGCCACGGTGGTGACCAAGCTGCTGATCCAGTCCCAGGCCGACGTCGCGGTCTTCGGCGAGAAGGACTACCAGCAGCTCCAGGTCATCCGGCGCGTGGTGCGCGACCTGGACCTGCCCGTGGAGATCGTCGGCGCCCCGACCGCCCGGGCCGAGGACGGCCTGGCCCTGTCCTCGCGCAACGCCTATCTGACGCCCGAGGAACGCGCCGCCGCCGTGGCCCTGCCCAACGCCATCAAGGCCGCCGCCCAGGCCGTGGCGGCCGGCGGACGCATCGACGACGCCGAGGAAGCCGCCAAGACCGCCATCCTCGCGGCCGGCTTCCGGCAGGTGGACTATGTGGACATCCGCGAGGCCGGCGACCTGTCGCGCCTGGGCCCCGGCCCGATCGGCGCCGCCAAAGGCCGCATCCTGGTCGCCGCCTGGCTGGGCAAGACCCGGCTGATCGACAACATGGCGGTGGGGTGA